The DNA window GTTTCAGGTACTTCGGTCGTTCTCGACTTGCATGTGAGGGTGCTATTATGCTTGTTTGCTGGTATTGTTGTGTTGATTGCAGACGTTGCGATGTATAACATGTATGGGCGAAAGATCGAAGAGGCCAGGGAAGTGGAACGGACGataaaagaagaaaaacgTGTAATTACAGAGCTAATTATCTAGAAATGAAAAGCAGAGCTTATTCTAAGAATGTTTTGTTGTTTGCTGGTGATTTTCACGGTCAGAGATAGGATATATGATTTGTGAGATCTTTTTGACGAAAGAGAGTGGAATTGATATTAAATTTGTAATCAAACAATCGATCGACAGATTGATTATATGAGCCAAGGCAGTCTGACGAGGGACTATGatgttttaatatattatcttgTTTTTTAGTTTTATCTGTCAGTTACAGATACAGCTtttggaggaggaggaagttTATCAAGCCTGACTGGGACCCTTTTCCGCTGTCTAAGCAAAGTAGTTGCAAATGATCCTACGCGAGTCCTTAACTTCTCCCTCTTTCTTGCCCTTTGCAATGTTGTAAAGAAGCTccattttaataatattaaataGAAACTCCTGAAAGTAAAATCGGGCCACATGCATTTGGAAAACTCAATTACAGAGTTTTCATGTGTCTGCCACAACATGTAGTCGGAGAGTCGGGTATGCCCACTAGTCCGAACCAAAATATCAGCTTTATTAGAACTTGAACCCAAGTACATTGCATTAGTCAATTGTTCTACAGTAATTTCCTCAGTACTCAAGACTCCATTCTGACAAAGCCTGACCAAATCGTGCATGGAGTGGTAGATATCGTTTCGCGTCGTGTATGGTAAACATATGTAAATGTTAAATGCCGTGTTATGTTTGGTCATTGCCTCAACATAACTGATCTTGTCATTTAGTTCATCGGCTAATAATGCTCTGTCACCAACAACTAGCAATTTAGCTCCATACAATCGATCCTTTAGGTTGTTCGCCCTATTTGCTAAATCTTGCAACCGCCTACTCAACATGTCAGTCAATGTGTCAATCTCCTCCTTGGGCCTATTGAAATTCTCAATAGAGAACGCGTACGCGCTTACCACATCAATACCCACCTTCTTACATATGTGTAACGTCCTGAACAATGTTAGACTGCCTGCTTCATGCCCCCGCTTAAGAGGAAGATTCAACGACTTGGCGTACCGTCTATTCCCATCCATAATAAATGACACATGTTGTGGAAGCGGCCCCATCTGCAAAATCTTGATAAGAAAATTCTGAATAAAATTAACAACAACCCTAATTATACCAATCtgaaacaaaatattggtaaCCTTAACCCTTTCATTCTGATAGTGATGTCTCCAATGCCCATGAAGAATATCAGACAACTTCATTTTAAGCGTGGGCTGCTGCGACGGAAGCGATGCTTCTTCTACGCATATTTCTGGATCCTCTTCTAGAGGTTGTAAGTTCCACTCCAATTGAACAACCTGATCCTTTCCAATACATCCATTCCGCTCCTCCTGTATAACTTCTATACTCATGTTTACTAATATAATCACTGCTGTCCTAGTGTTAGGAAGAAGGAAATCTACTAGTCTTTTTGTTGCCGCCCTTTTGTACTATCCACAGATTATTGCTATTGTCCTGCGTCAGCGAAACATGATATTTAGATCTCAGCATGGTTTGGTTCCAAATGGACTGGGAAAAGATATTTAGAGACGTGATAAGCGTTGGGAATGTGTTGATGGGTGTGTAGAGATGTGGATTTGTGTTTGGGGGTGATGGTGGGGGGTGAGGTGCGAGATTTTGGAGGAATATAGTTGATTTATGTAGATCTATATATAGATGTCTATGTGGATATGTAGATACATATAGGTACTAATAGATACAGAAATGGATGGGGGAGGAGAGTCATGGTCCTAGCAGAATGGCTTCAGCGTGGTATACAAGATTCATAGTTTGTTCCAAGAAGGTTAGACACAGGATAGTGTGTGGGCATATTCTTGAGAGTTGGGCGGCAAACCCTTTGTACAGGGCGGAGGGGCCTTCTATCTTTATGGTTTTGAGAAAACAATCTATTGGGCCCTTGTAAAGGGAGCCAGACTGGTTATAGACTCTTGTTAGTATGACATCCCAAGGATTCATCACGATGGCAACGCCGACGCCGGATATGGTGGAGGCGATGAGATGCAGAGAATATCCATCTTGCATGTGGGCATTACGTAACAAGAAGTTCTTGGCGGAGTTGTAAATTGGCAGTTGGACAGCAGATCCGGCGCCGGTTCTCAAGATTGCAGCGTCAGTACCGTGAAAGAGGCCTTTAATGCCATGATTTTTGACTATACTAGTGATACCATTCCATATAGAAGAGTATCTAGTTTGTTGACCAACTTGTATGGCAGAGGAATACGATTGCATTCTTGTTTTGATTAGATAGAGAGGAGAGCCTATAACCGCGCCAATCATGCCGGAGAGGGTGCCAGCCACTATGTTAACCGCCATATTTTGATGGACATAGgggttttttgttgagaAAAGTAGTTTATTCGTTTCTAAACGTATGGGTTCATAGAAACCCAGACGTGACCCATTAAGGCCAATctggtatatatatgcacaGTTCAATCCCTTTTGGAGGCCTCTAATTCCTTCCGTTTTACCAATGAGGCCCATAGCTTGGAATGGGTTCTTGTAGATGGTCTCACCGACGGCAGATAGTTCTCCCTGTAACTGCATTCTCGTTTTTGCCACTTCCACTGGATTAGTGAACGTGACGGCTATGCATGCTGCCAAACCTCCAGCGATGAACGAACCGGTTTTGCTGATTCTTTGAGCGG is part of the Eremothecium cymbalariae DBVPG#7215 chromosome 2, complete sequence genome and encodes:
- the SRT1 gene encoding ditrans,polycis-polyprenyl diphosphate synthase (similar to Ashbya gossypii ABL022W), producing MSIEVIQEERNGCIGKDQVVQLEWNLQPLEEDPEICVEEASLPSQQPTLKMKLSDILHGHWRHHYQNERVKVTNILFQIGIIRVVVNFIQNFLIKILQMGPLPQHVSFIMDGNRRYAKSLNLPLKRGHEAGSLTLFRTLHICKKVGIDVVSAYAFSIENFNRPKEEIDTLTDMLSRRLQDLANRANNLKDRLYGAKLLVVGDRALLADELNDKISYVEAMTKHNTAFNIYICLPYTTRNDIYHSMHDLVRLCQNGVLSTEEITVEQLTNAMYLGSSSNKADILVRTSGHTRLSDYMLWQTHENSVIEFSKCMWPDFTFRSFYLILLKWSFFTTLQRARKREKLRTRVGSFATTLLRQRKRVPVRLDKLPPPPKAVSVTDR
- the OAC1 gene encoding Oac1p (similar to Ashbya gossypii ABL023W); amino-acid sequence: MPSRSEHQSDSPAGERNAAQRISKTGSFIAGGLAACIAVTFTNPVEVAKTRMQLQGELSAVGETIYKNPFQAMGLIGKTEGIRGLQKGLNCAYIYQIGLNGSRLGFYEPIRLETNKLLFSTKNPYVHQNMAVNIVAGTLSGMIGAVIGSPLYLIKTRMQSYSSAIQVGQQTRYSSIWNGITSIVKNHGIKGLFHGTDAAILRTGAGSAVQLPIYNSAKNFLLRNAHMQDGYSLHLIASTISGVGVAIVMNPWDVILTRVYNQSGSLYKGPIDCFLKTIKIEGPSALYKGFAAQLSRICPHTILCLTFLEQTMNLVYHAEAILLGP